TCATAGGAGCAACCAAGGCGGAAATCATGCACAAAGGGCAACAATACAGCTCTAACTAGCACCGGATCGCCGAAATTCCTGTAAAAGCTGCAACAATATCTCCACAGCCAGTAACCAATTTAGAGAAATCCTGCATAAGGTGCAACAAAGCGAGGAGCCTAACCAGCACCGCTAACCAAAAGCGGGCGCAGGGCGGGAATGAGGTGTAGAAATGCACCTGAATTGGCCGAAAGTTGGCATTGGGCGGGAATGAGGTGTAGAAATGCACCTGAATTGGCCGAAAGTTGGCATTGGGCAGGAATGAGGTGTATAAATACACCTGATTGGGCCGAAAGCGGGCGCAGGGCAGGAATGAGGTGTATAAATACACCTGATTGGGCCCAATGCGGGCGTTGGGCACCGTCAGCTCGTCAACTGGTGCAGCACCAGAGCACAGGCGCCTGTTGCGACAGCGCGCTCGCCCAAGCTGCTCCGGGTGAAGCGGACGTTATACTGTCCCCGGTAGTAGGTCCGCTCCAGCGCGATCTGTGTGGCTGTCTCGTAGAAATCTGCGGCGAGGAACAGCGGGCCGCCCAGGATGACCTCCTCCGGGTGGAGGATATTGATCAGATTCGCCAGCCCGATGCCGCAGGCTACCGCCATCTCATCGAATAACCGGACCATCACTGGATCGCGCTCCTGGAGCGCTTCCAGCAGATGGGCGAATTCTAAAGCCTCCGCATGCTCTGCCAGAGCACGGAGGCTTGTGCTGCTGCCCAGCCGCCAGGCTTCGCGGGCTTGCCCCTCCAGCGTCCGGACCGACACATAGCTCTCCCAGGCCCCGGCGTTGCCGCCGGGAATCTGCGGCGGCACTCCCGGGCGGTCAATGATCATCTGCCCGACTGCGCCTTCGGTATCGGTCATGCCGTAGAGCAACCGTCCATCGTTCATAATGGCGGAGCGCAGGCCGATCCCGGCATGGAGATAGAGAAGATGCTGCTGCATCCGGTTGCTGCTGGCCCAGTATTCGCCAAGCAGAGCCGTATTGGCTCCATTATCCAGATAGACAGGCACCCCCAGGCGCTGCTCGAGCTGTACCTTGATATGTACCTGTGACCAACCCTCTGCAGGAAAACGGGCCGGATTCAGGATGACTCCGGCCGTGCGGTCCAGCGGACCGACTGCGCCGATGCCAAGTCCGGCGACCCGGCTAAGCTGGATGGAGGCTGCGTCAAGCATCTGCGAGGCTTGTTTGTGGAGCGAGTCCATCAGCAGCTCGGGGGTAAGCCCCGCATCCATGCTCCAGGTATACTCGCCCAGCAGCCGCAGATGAAAGTCCGTCAGCACAAGCTTGGCATGGGTACGGGAGATCTCCAGTCCCAGCAGATAAGCGTAAGACGGATTCGTCTCATAGAGGGTAGGGCGGCGTCCTCCGGTGGATTCGCCGAAGCCGACTTCAACCAGAAGCTCCCGGGACAGCAATTCGTCCAGTATACGCGTTAAGGTGCTTATCGTCAGTCCGCTTTCTTCCAGCAGGGTCTGCTTGGAGACGGTACCATGTGTTCTTACGGTGAGGTAGATTTCCCTGGCTTTGGGATTGGCGATGATTTCTTGAATAAGCAGCACAGACGATTCTCTCCTTATGATGTACTAGACCTGATTTTACAATGACATAAAAATCAGGGGGCCGCAACTATCACAGGGAGAGAATGAAAGAAGAGTCTAACCGGGGGTGAAAGCAGGGAGCGGCTTGCCGGAGTATGCATGCGGGCATAAACGGGCGCTGTTCCGGGACACAGGGCTGAGGCTAGAGCAGCGCCTTGAAGGAATGACGGATCACATCGCCGCGGCTGATAATGCCGACCAGCACATGGTTCCGTTCAACGGGAACCTTTTTGATCTGCTTTTTGCCGAGGATGGTGGCGATGACTTCGAGGTCCTCTTCAGCA
This genomic interval from Paenibacillus sp. FSL H8-0332 contains the following:
- a CDS encoding ROK family protein, translating into MLLIQEIIANPKAREIYLTVRTHGTVSKQTLLEESGLTISTLTRILDELLSRELLVEVGFGESTGGRRPTLYETNPSYAYLLGLEISRTHAKLVLTDFHLRLLGEYTWSMDAGLTPELLMDSLHKQASQMLDAASIQLSRVAGLGIGAVGPLDRTAGVILNPARFPAEGWSQVHIKVQLEQRLGVPVYLDNGANTALLGEYWASSNRMQQHLLYLHAGIGLRSAIMNDGRLLYGMTDTEGAVGQMIIDRPGVPPQIPGGNAGAWESYVSVRTLEGQAREAWRLGSSTSLRALAEHAEALEFAHLLEALQERDPVMVRLFDEMAVACGIGLANLINILHPEEVILGGPLFLAADFYETATQIALERTYYRGQYNVRFTRSSLGERAVATGACALVLHQLTS